From the genome of Vicia villosa cultivar HV-30 ecotype Madison, WI linkage group LG2, Vvil1.0, whole genome shotgun sequence, one region includes:
- the LOC131651186 gene encoding uncharacterized protein LOC131651186, whose translation MAVAQDGNGNIFPITYALVEGETGGAWSFFLKNLRLHVTPQSDLCLISDRHESIKSAYNNPDNGWQNPPSVHVYCIRHIAQNFMRAIKDKDLRKKVVNMGYALTESTYAYYRDEIRQTNMEAFNWIENLPREKWSRAYDGGRRWGHMTTNLVESLNSVMKETRNLPITALVRSTYFRMGTLFGRRGHNWTKMLSSKKDFTDNCMKEMQKEVEKSHSYNVLSFDRERNYFVVQETVNNNECRPLTYFNVDLQKQTCDCGKFQTFHVSCSHAIAACSHVRLNYQMFIPPVFSVRNIFKVYEQSFIGVPKEDQWTPYQGDILLHNERMRRNKKGRPNSTRIRTEMDTVEKVKRRCGICQGLHMRKKCPHRPNAAGPSN comes from the exons ATGGCTGTTGCGCAAGATGGGAACGGTAACATTTTCCCAATCACCTACGCATTGGTTGAAGGTGAGACAGGAGGGGCTTGgagtttttttctaaaaaatttgcGGCTGCACGTGACCCCTCAATCAGATCTATGTTTGATATCTGATCGACACGAGTCTATAAAGAGTGCATACAACAACCCAGACAATGGCTGGCAAAATCCTCCTTCAGTGCATGTGTATTGCATCAGACACATCGCACAAAATTTTATGCGAGCGATCAAGGACAAAGACCTCCGCAAGAAAGTTGTAAACATGG GGTATGCTCTGACGGAGTCTACATACGCTTACTATCGGGACGAAATCCGACAAACAAACATGGAAGCTTTCAACTGGATAGAGAATCTTCCAAGAGAAAAATGGTCGCGAGCTTATGATGGTGGAAGACGATGGGGTCACATGACAACCAACCTTGTGGAATCATTGAACTCGGTGATGAAGGAAACAAGAAATTTACCTATTACAGCACTGGTAAGGTCAACATACTTCAGGATGGGCACATTGTTTGGGAGGCGAGGTCATAATTGGACAAAAATGTTGTCATCAAAGAAGGATTTCACAGATAATTGCATGAAAGAGATGCAAAAAGAAGTGGAAAAATCTCACAGTTATAATGTCCTGAGTTTTGATCGTGAGAGAAATTATTTCGTCGTCCAAGAGACAGTTAATAATAACGAGTGCCGACCACTTACTTATTTTAACGTCGACCTACAAAAACAAACATGTGACTGTGGGAAATTTCAAACTTTTCATGTGTCCTGCTCGCATGCCATTGCAGCTTGTTCTCATGTCCGACTCAATTATCAGATGTTTATACCTCCTGTATTTAGCGTTCGAAATATCTTCAAGGTATACGAACAAAGCTTCATCGGTGTTCCCAAAGAAGATCAATGGACTCCTTACCAAGGTGATATTCTTTTACACAATGAAAGAATGCGACGAAACAAAAAAGGTCGCCCAAACAGCACTCGCATTAGGACTGAAATGGACACCGTTGAAAAAGTAAAAAGACGATGTGGAATCTGTCAAGGATTACATATGCGGAAAAAATGTCCGCATCGGCCAAATGCAGCTGGCCCTTCTAACTAG
- the LOC131653731 gene encoding transcription factor MYB14-like, whose translation MVRSPCCDKTGMRKGTWTPEEDNKLIAYVTRYGSWNWRQLPKFAGLERCGKSCRLRWLNYLRPDLKRGNFTQQEEDTIIKLHEKLGNRWIVIATNLPGRTDNEIKNHWHTNLKKRFIKNKKSDTNNRAGNSKETNSDNKHEGVIENSCGPNSTSPSSSISSSSGTMDTPTTTEILYENYLLDEFPLMDAYMDVLNDNFWTEPYMIDNSYVPPSEDATLLPVWCEQGYFSSPVYDEQLWGYGK comes from the exons ATGGTGAGAAGCCCTTGTTGTGACAAAACTGGAATGAGAAAAGGTACGTGGACTCCTGAAGAAGACAACAAGTTAATTGCTTATGTAACTAGATATGGCTCTTGGAATTGGCGACAACTACCTAAATTTGCCG GTCTTGAAAGGTGTGGAAAGAGTTGTAGATTAAGGTGGTTGAACTATCTAAGACCAGATCTCAAAAGAGGGAACTTTACTCAACAAGAAGAAGATACTATCATCAAACTTCATGAAAAACTTGGTAATAG ATGGATTGTGATTGCTACAAATTTACCGGGAAGAACAGATAACGAGATAAAGAACCATTGGCACACAAACTTGAAAAAgcgttttataaaaaataaaaagtcagACACTAATAATAGAGCAGgaaactccaaagaaacaaatTCAGACAACAAACATGAAGGAGTGATAGAGAATAGTTGTGGTCCCAATTCTACAAGTCCATCATCTTCAATCTCATCTTCAAGTGGAACAATGGATACTCCAACAACTACGGAAATATTgtatgaaaattatcttcttgaTGAGTTTCCTTTAATGGATGCATACATGGATGTTTTGAATGATAATTTCTGGACAGAACCATATATGATAGACAATTCATATGTCCCTCCAAGTGAAGATGCTACATTATTACCTGTCTGGTGTGAACAAGGATACTTCAGCAGTCCTGTGTACGATGAACAACTTTGGGGCTATGGAAAATAA
- the LOC131651188 gene encoding uncharacterized protein LOC131651188: MVLEEGEWIRPRDRRREKFIKPWDNVRTRSILHNNPSTTYYFTSFPDNMRAKDLFAVFKDFGEIDEVIIPKRRNKKGKKFGFVRFFDVREADVLATKLDNIFIGGSKLFVNLPRFDRRKEVRGVKQVISSQSRFVRKEEIKKNFVDGRSFAAVTSNKGDHPIEKAAQLEYNMGEDEVWQRFRGAYVGEVRYASLTYNLQEVLDGEGVFGIKITPLGANLCLMEARDDKDVFNDLIEDKDSILEKWLGKIQPWKPEAVDKERDLGFFEFISKPWGSFIMAAAETRNQEKMDVAHFLIRARYLSTIDEKITVKISGSIFTLKIVED, encoded by the exons ATGGTGTTAGAGGAGGGGGAGTGGATTCGTCCAAGAGATAGACGCAGAGAGAAATTCATCAAGCCTTGGGATAATGTTAGAACAAGGAGTATCCTACATAACAATCCATCAACAACTTATTATTTCACATCCTTCCCAGATAACATGCGGGCAAAGGATTTGTTTGCGGTGTTCAAAGATTTTGGAGAGATAGACGAAGTTATCATTCCTAAGAGAAGGAACAAGAAAGGAAAAAAGTTTGGTTTTGTTCGTTTTTTTGATGTACGTGAGGCTGATGTATTGGCAACCAAACTCGATAATATTTTCATTGGAGGTTCAAAACTTTTCGTCAACCTGCCTCGCTTTGATCGTAGAAAGGAAGTCAGGGGAGTAAAACAAGTTATTTCTTCACAGAGTAGATTTGTTAGAAAAGAAGAGATCAAGAAAAACTTTGTCGATGGTCGGTCCTTTGCTGCGGTCACTTCGAATAAGGGGGACCATCCGATAGAGAAGGCAGCTCAGTTGGAATACAATATGGGAGAAGATGAAGTATGGCAGAGATTTCGGGGCGCTTACGTGGGTGAAGTACGTTATGCTAGTTTAACCTACAACTTACAAGAGGTGCTTGATGGGGAAGGTGTGTTTGGAATAAAAATTACACCATTAGGAGCGAATCTATGTCTCATGGAAGCAAGAGATGATAAGGATGTGTTCAATGACTTGATAGAAGATAAAGATTCGATTTTAGAAAAATGGCTTGGCAAGATTCAACCGTGGAAACCTGAGGCAGTGGATAAGGAGAGA gatttaggttttttcGAGTTCATCTCTAAGCCTTGGGGTTCTTTCATCATGGCGGCTGCAGAGACTAGGAATCAGGAGAAGATGGATGTTGCTCATTTTTTGATCCGCGCACGTTATCTCTCAACTATCGACGAGAAGATCACTGTGAAAATCAGTGGTTCTATTTTCACACTTAAAATAGTGGAAGATTGA